The sequence below is a genomic window from Methylophilus sp. DW102.
GTGATATTGTGCAGTATCGCGTTGTAGCGGCCGCAGACAGTTCACGCAACCTGCCCCCAAGGACCTCAGGCATTCTTTCTGGCCAGGATGTACTCACCGTGCCTGACATGCAGACAAAATTAAAGGCGCAAATGGCAGGAATTGCCATCGGCTATCTACCCAAATTTATGGCACAAGCGGCCGCTGCGCAGGGCAAGCTCGTACTAAAACAGGTGTCAGAACCGAAACCGGTGGGGCCTACCTTTATTGCCTGGCGCCAAAAACGGCCCAGCGAAATGGGCAAAGCCATGCAATGGCTGCTCAAAGCCTGTTGCGAGATTCCACTGGAGCAATTGCTGAGCAAATGATTTATCATCCTTGCTGTCGCATTGATTGGATCCAATATGTCGCAAGAACAACTACCTGAAGAATTTGCACCCCTCAACCGCATCGCCATCAAAGCCATGCTTTGGCTCAATGGGTTCGCGCATATTATTATCGGCCTTGCTCTGGCAACCTCTGTGCTGATGTTTACCTGGCTATTTTTCCTCGACGTGAAGGAAGCCGCTTACGCACACAATCTGGTTCATGGCTTTTTGCGTGCCTTGGGCACCTTGATGTTGCTGTGGTCAATCTCTGCCCTCATCTCGGCAGAAATTCGCTACCTGCGCGGCCACAAATTACTGGTAGAAACCTTTGTCGAGGTGGTGCTGGTCATGTTTTTGCGCAAACTGATTGTGCTACCTGTACAAGATGCCACACCGACTTATGAAGAAATCGCCATCTGGCTGGCCGGCGCATTTGTCATGGGCCTGGTGTACATACTGATCCGTCTCGCCGATAAAAATAGTAGTAAATAACCATGCAAGACGAAGCATTTATGCGTATAGCCATCGCGCTGGCAAATGAGGCAGCAAGCCTGGACGAGGTCCCAGTCGGCGCGATTGTGGTCAAAGAGGGGCAAATTATCGGCAAAGGCCGCAACGCCCCCATCAGCCTCAATGACCCCACCGCCCATGCGGAAATCCAGGCCATGCGTGAAGCCGCACAGCACTTAGGTAACTACAGACTGGTTGGCTGCACTTTATACGTCACCCTTGAGCCGTGTGCCATGTGTAGCGGCGCCATACAACATGCCAGAATTGCGCGTCTGGTTTACGGTGCCAGCGACCCCAAAACGGGTTGTTGCGGCAGTGTAGTGAATTTGATGGCGGAGCAGAAACTTAATCATCACTGTGAGGTGAGTCATGGCGTCTTGGCTGATGAGTGTGGCGCGTTATTAAGTGATTTCTTCAGGCAACGTCGCTTAGCCAAATCAAATGGATAACGACCAGATCACAAGCGCATATCACAACCATATAAAACAACAAACCCGCCAAAGGCGGGTTTTTTTTACAACGGATACAGCTTAAAATTAAATAGCTTTGCGACGGCGAACGATGCCACCAATCAGACCCAAGCCTGCCATCATCATGGCAAATGTTTCAGCTTCTGGTACAACGGTTGCAGATGTAGCCAACACGTTCAAACGGTAGTTCAAACCATTACCAGAACTGTTAGTGATGCTATTACCCCAGTAGCCACTTGAAGCCATACCACCACCGTTTTGAGCGGTGTTACCACGGATACGAATCCAGAAATATGCATCAGGCGCATTAGTGTCGCCATTATTGCTTACAGCATTTGCCAGAAACTGATCCACTGAGAAACCTGTGTAGCCAGCAACACCACCGTTCAGATAATCAATCGTTGAGAATTGACCATTGGTAAAAGTGCTGGTTGCAAAATTGATTTCTTGTCCCCAAGCAGCATCACCCGTCGCACCACCCCAACCTTTTTGAGGGGTACCACAGCTGGCGCCATAACTGACGCAACCGTTTTCTTCCCACTCAATATCGTTTGTGCCTAAACCAGCCACATTACGGTAGTTATCATTCCCTAAATTTTCTGTACCTGCAAAGTTCATCTCGTAAGATGAAATCCAAACTGCACCGGTATTACCAGAAGCAAACTGGCTCAGATTATTCAAGCTTACAGTAACACGAACACCACTGGCACCATCACCTAAGTTCAAGTCAGCCAAATCAGTCATCGTAATAGACCCTACACTGCTTGAAGTTGTGCCGTAGTTATTTGTAGCAATAAAGTTCAAATCAAAGGTTGCAGTTTTAGCAGAGGCTTGAGTTGACAGAGCCAATAATGCAGCCAGTACAGAAGTTTTAATTACATTTTTCATAGAGATTCCCCTCAAAAAGTGGGCGGAGTTACCGCCCTTATTTAAAAAATATTTTTCAAGTTAAAGCGAGTATGCTTTTTTAGTTATTAAGCTTGTTTCTTTTGACGACGCGCTGCAGCAATCACGCCTAAACCTAACATCATCAAAGCAAAATTTTCTGGTTCAGGCACTGGCGTGACGGTAGTTGGCACAAACCCTCCAATAAAACCACCTGCAGGGTCTTGACCCTCTTCACCAGCCTGATAAAAGCCAATTGCCTTAGCACCAAGGGTGTATGCAGTTGCATCAGTCTTTACTAGGAAAAGGCCGGACCATGGATTCTCTTCTGTCAAGCTGAAGTCACCCATTTGACGAACGGTACCTTCAGAGAGTGCAAACACTGATCCACCTGCTGTAGAGTCTGTTTTAGCGGCTTGATACATTCTCAAATCATAATCAGAAGAGTATGTCCACGCTGCTGCTGTGTTATAGCCAGTAAAGCCGTAACGATAGAGATAGTTAGCTTCTTCACTGTTGTCTTCACGGTTCAAATAGCGGGTACCAAATACCAAGGTGTTATCTGCACTGTCACGATAAACAAAATCAAAAATGTCAGCTTGTGCAGACCCTGGTGCCAAATCGACCCCGCGAGTGACTTTCCAGTCCACCAAAGTCAATGTCCCAGTCGATAAAGTAGTGCCAGCGCTAAATGTACGGTAATTAATTAAGCTAGCGACAATATCGCCGGTACCACCATCAGCAAATGAGGTGGAAACATCATCGTAGCCAGTTAAGTAAGTTGCGGAAACTGTCTCTATATAGAGCTTATCGGCGTTTTGGTTATTTGAGCCCTGAACGAAGCCTCCTAAAGCAGCAGAAACATTAGTGCCATTACCATTGGTCAGTGTTTGAAAGTTGCCAGCTTCTGCAGACATCGCAGTCATTGCGAGCAACGTTGAGCAGATTAATAATTTAAGCTTCATGCTTGATCTCCTATCAATTTTTAAATCAACAAAATTAAACGTTATAAATTCATGGCTGTTTAGCTTTACAAAATGGCTAATTATTTTTTGCGTCTTGCCATAAGTCCTGCCAAACCAAGACCGCAAAGCAGCATACCCAGCTCCGATGGTTCTGGAACCGGTGTTACTGAAATCACACTGAGCACACCTGAGGTAGCGTCATAATTCCAACTAAGGCCATTCTGCAAAGGATTAAGCGCAACAATTTGAGCAAAAGCACCACTTGAACTTGTGAAGTCAAATAAATCGAACGAATCACCGGCATTACCTGAATAGCCATTGATAAAGGAAAGCTTGAGAATGCCTCCAAATGTCAAGTTGCCATTAACAGTCAAGTGATCATAATCAGTGCCCTGTATTAATCCGCCGATTTCAACAAGCGTTTCATTAGCGGTACCAAAGACAACATCACCATCAATAGTTACTGCACCTGGGCTATTCCCTGCTGAGTACCCGCCATTGAATTCAAAAACTCCACCACCACCCAACTGAGCGCCAACACGCTGATTGAATTCTCCATTGAACGTTACTTTTGTTTGGGGTGTGGTTGTGATAACAGCACTCGAGTTTGCAACTACGGCACCGTTGAACTGAGTGTTTCCGTAACTTACGTTCAGTCCACCACTGATATTCATATCATTCGCGTAAGTTCCACCATAAGTATTAATTTTTTCACCCGAGAGGATGCCTGCTTCTAGTTTAGTTGGTGCATATCCTGACAACTTGACTGATAGGACAGATTGACCCTCTTCACCACCCTGGCGAATTTCGATAGCGTTGTTAATGACTTTAAAAGCAGTGGCGTTGGTTCGAATTAAATATAAGCCTGATAATGGATTACCCTCAGAGGCATTAATATCAGATCTAAAATCAACAACATTTGGATCATAAACGTCGGCGCCTTGGCCTAGCCCCTTATTGGATGAGGCAACGCTGTAAAGTCTTAAATCTGAATCTGATAGACGTGTCCAACCAGCCTGTACGCTAAATCCGCTGTAGCCATAACGAAAAATGTCGTTCGCTTCTGCAACATTTCTCAAACCATCTGGACGAGTTCCGAAAAACAATCTTGAACCAATCACAACAGAATTTGTGGTGGAGTCAATAAATACATAATCCGAAAACTTTCCTGAATAATAGGTAGCACCACTACCACTCAAAAAGTTTGTATCTACCTGATTAATTAAAGACAAGGATGATGGGAAATTATAGGTACCATCCGCCTTCAAAGTCCCGGTCGGGATGTATAAGGGATCGTTTGTTGAGTTGGCAACACCGCCACATCTAATCAACACAGAGTTGGCCCTTCCACAGCCAGGTGTATTTCTTGCAGTCGGCAAATCAACGAAAGCAGCACTTGCTTCCGATGCCACCAAAAATGACCCGAACACTGCGGCCAGCAGACTGGTTATATTTACCGTTTTCATAATTCTCCTCACATACCTTTGTACTAATCAGTTATAAATAGAGACTTTGCAAAAGCCATGCCAAATAGATAAAAAATACAAATAATCAATAAAATCATATATTTAATAGAGTCAAAAATAATATCGAGCTAAAAGCCTATTTTTTAGGTTGTTTTAAACCAACTTCCGAGAGCCAATTGGTTGATAAAAACAACCACCTAATCAAGCTTTGTTTTTCTTGACTTCCAGTCCAAGTCATAACTCAATCCAAACCATATGGCTCGCGGCGCACCAGGACCAATAAACGTGGTGTTCTTCCATTGATCAGAGTTGTAGTTAAATCCTGCAGAATCAGTTGCAGCCCCACCACTGGCTGGGGTAAATGGGGTTCGACCAAGATTTCCCGCTGTGGCATATTCACGGTCAAATAAGTTATCGAGTCGCGCAAATGCGGAAAATCCGTTATCAAACTTGTAATTGGCGCGAATATTAAAAACGGCGTAACCGGGAATGGTTCCTTTGCCGATATAGTCATAAGGATCACGGTTTGTGCCAGACACTACAGTGTTTGTTGCTGCACGTGGCTGGTGTTCGTTATTCTCATTTCCCCGGACATAAGATGATGAGTGCAACACCATATTCAATGTCATATCAAACTTTTTAGTAGGCGTATAATTCCAACTCGCTTGGATAATATGGTTAGGCATTCCGGGCAACTCATCACCAGGCTTCACATATACATAATTCTGGGAATCAACAACAACGTTAGAACTGTTATTGGGGTTAATTATTGATGCGGGCGACTCAAAGGTCGCTTTCATCCAGGTGTAGTTAAAGCTGAAGCGGTGTGCGTTCCAAGTACTCGAAAAACTTGCTTCAACTCCTTGCCTAAGGGTTGCCCCAAAATTATCAAATACCCCTCGATTCTTACGACCTAAGGGTACAAATAGAATATCGTTTGAGAGCTCTGTTCTAAAAAGACTCAGATTCCAGTTGAGAGGTTGATTGCCTAAAAAGCTCTGCAATACCCCTCTGGTTCCTGCCTCGTAAGATGTAGATCGTACCTGCTTGAGATAAGGGTCAGCCGTAAGTGATGTTGGGATCGCGCAACCAAATTGGAAATTTAGGTCGTTAACGATTTGCGTTCTGTCAATAGCACAACCAAGCTCAATGACCGAAGGGGTACGTGCACCCCTACTTACGTTGCCATAAGCTACCAAATTTGGCTTAACTTCCCATGCAAAGCCTGCAGAGGGATTGAAGCTTCGGTACAAATAATTTCCTTTTGTACAAATGAAACGCGCTTCAGAGTCACTGTCATTCTCTGCACACCTGTCATTGTCAGAATCAAAATAACTAGTTGGATTATCAAACTGATATAACGCCTTACCACGCTCTGACTCAAGATAATTCTTAACTCGAGTATGATTGAACCTTGCTCCAAGTGTGAAATGAACAGTTTCGACAGGTGACCAAGTATCACTCAAAAAAATACTTTTTGTAGTGCTACTACCGGTTAGACGATTTCTGACTATCGGAAATTCTGCGGCAATCAAGCCATAGTCTGTGTAATAACTTGAGTTTTCAATCAACCGACGGTCAGGGCCAATATCGGCAAACATTTCACTTTGCTTAAAATTAATATCATTCGTGTCATAAGTGACACCAGCAGTGAATTGATTTTTATCGGTGACGTGATTTAACTGAAATGCAAGCCCTTTTGAGCCCTGATCCAAGTTCGAATTACTTAATACACCATTAGGCAATAAACCTGCACAACCAGAACCTGGACTATCAGAGTTAGTGCCGCCATCAGGATAGCTCCCATCAGCACACAATGGCGTTGAAATGCCGATACGATTAGACATCGCCGGGAAGCCATCGTAAAAGTCTGAACCAATAGCCCCCTGCTTAACACTGCGACGATACGTCAACCCAGAAAGTGTTAGATTATCATTTAGATCAAATCTACCCGTAAGATTGTAGTGCTCAAGCCCATTCTTGTTCTGATCAGGAGATGTAAAAACTGCTCGCCTATCTTGCTCATACATTTCATAAGGCACTACACCATTACCCGTTAAAGCGGTGTCAACATTCAAAGCCGTCAAACTAACCTCACCATAGTCACTTCGTAAATTAGCGCTGGTGAATAATTGACGTACATTGGAAGGAGAGTTATCTCTCCAGCCATCCTCTTTGAAATGGTTATAGGCTACAAATAATCCTAACTTGCCATTATTGAAGCCATTTGAGAACTGAGCCTGCTCCCTTCCCCAAGATCCTCCCATTATTTCTGCATGCAACTGGTTATGCGTAAAACCATTTTTCGTGGTAATTGCTAAAGCACCGCCAAGTGTATTCAATCCGAATAAAGGATTAGAGCCAGGGATTAAGTCAAGACTGGCTATAGCATTCATGGGAATGAAATCCCAATTTACAACCTCTCCAAAAGCCTCATTAACCCTTACACCATCTAAATACACAGAGATACCCTGCGGCGTACCGATTTGAGGTGAAGCTGTAAAGCCACGAAAATTTAGATCTTGTTGAAAAGGATTACCGGTGTAGTCATTAATAGTCACAGATTGCATTGTGCTATTCATTAAGTCAGTAATATTGACTGATTTAGAATCCGCAATTTCTTTACCACTGATACTTTGAACATTAGTGGTCATTTGCTCCCGGTCTATGACTAATCCGGGCAAAGGTGTAATGACAGTTCTTCGCTTAGCCTTGACCTCTACCTCATCTAATTCAATGCCCTTTGTTGACTCAATAGCTTTGACTTCTTTACTAGAGACAACAGCATCATTGGTATCTGCCGCGATTGAAAAACAAGAATAAACCGCTAAAAGCAATACTGATTTTATTTTTTTATTAAGCACTTCACCCCTCCATGTGGAGGAGATACTGCAAAAACCGAACCACTTAATTAAGTGTATTTTTTATTAATAAAATCAATAATTTAAAAATATCTCACATTAAAAGCAGTAATGCATATGGCTGAAATAAACCACGCTGGCTAAAAACAACCAATCACAAACTCTTTTTTCGCATTAACTAAATTGATGCAAATAAAAAACCCGCCAACTTCTTGGCGGGTTTTTTGAGATGGAAAAACTCAGAACTTAGTCGCGGTTGCCTAATACTGCCAGCAAGATATTCAACAGGTTCACAAACAGGTTGTAGATATCCAGATACAGATTCAAGGTCGCCATCACATAGTTGGTCTGACCGCCGCGCACGATCTGGTTCACGTCGTACAAAATGTAGCCGGAGAAAATCAGCACTGAGACGCCAGAGATTGCCAATGACAAGGCTGGAATCTGGAAGTACATATTCGCCAAACCAGCGACAATGGCCAGTATCAGACCTATCATCAGGAACTTGCCGATACCGCTGAAGTCACGGGCTGGGGATGAGCCGATACCTGCCAAACTCAGGAAGGTAATCCCAGTACCCGCAGCTGCCAAGCCGACAATTTCAGCGCCGTTGCGCAGATGCAGGGCAAATTGCAGGATAGGGCCAAGCATCACGCCAAAGACAAACGTCAGTGCCAACAGC
It includes:
- a CDS encoding phosphate-starvation-inducible PsiE family protein, translated to MSQEQLPEEFAPLNRIAIKAMLWLNGFAHIIIGLALATSVLMFTWLFFLDVKEAAYAHNLVHGFLRALGTLMLLWSISALISAEIRYLRGHKLLVETFVEVVLVMFLRKLIVLPVQDATPTYEEIAIWLAGAFVMGLVYILIRLADKNSSK
- the tadA gene encoding tRNA adenosine(34) deaminase TadA — encoded protein: MQDEAFMRIAIALANEAASLDEVPVGAIVVKEGQIIGKGRNAPISLNDPTAHAEIQAMREAAQHLGNYRLVGCTLYVTLEPCAMCSGAIQHARIARLVYGASDPKTGCCGSVVNLMAEQKLNHHCEVSHGVLADECGALLSDFFRQRRLAKSNG
- a CDS encoding PEP-CTERM sorting domain-containing protein, with translation MKNVIKTSVLAALLALSTQASAKTATFDLNFIATNNYGTTSSSVGSITMTDLADLNLGDGASGVRVTVSLNNLSQFASGNTGAVWISSYEMNFAGTENLGNDNYRNVAGLGTNDIEWEENGCVSYGASCGTPQKGWGGATGDAAWGQEINFATSTFTNGQFSTIDYLNGGVAGYTGFSVDQFLANAVSNNGDTNAPDAYFWIRIRGNTAQNGGGMASSGYWGNSITNSSGNGLNYRLNVLATSATVVPEAETFAMMMAGLGLIGGIVRRRKAI
- a CDS encoding PEP-CTERM sorting domain-containing protein is translated as MKLKLLICSTLLAMTAMSAEAGNFQTLTNGNGTNVSAALGGFVQGSNNQNADKLYIETVSATYLTGYDDVSTSFADGGTGDIVASLINYRTFSAGTTLSTGTLTLVDWKVTRGVDLAPGSAQADIFDFVYRDSADNTLVFGTRYLNREDNSEEANYLYRYGFTGYNTAAAWTYSSDYDLRMYQAAKTDSTAGGSVFALSEGTVRQMGDFSLTEENPWSGLFLVKTDATAYTLGAKAIGFYQAGEEGQDPAGGFIGGFVPTTVTPVPEPENFALMMLGLGVIAAARRQKKQA
- a CDS encoding PEP-CTERM sorting domain-containing protein, which translates into the protein MKTVNITSLLAAVFGSFLVASEASAAFVDLPTARNTPGCGRANSVLIRCGGVANSTNDPLYIPTGTLKADGTYNFPSSLSLINQVDTNFLSGSGATYYSGKFSDYVFIDSTTNSVVIGSRLFFGTRPDGLRNVAEANDIFRYGYSGFSVQAGWTRLSDSDLRLYSVASSNKGLGQGADVYDPNVVDFRSDINASEGNPLSGLYLIRTNATAFKVINNAIEIRQGGEEGQSVLSVKLSGYAPTKLEAGILSGEKINTYGGTYANDMNISGGLNVSYGNTQFNGAVVANSSAVITTTPQTKVTFNGEFNQRVGAQLGGGGVFEFNGGYSAGNSPGAVTIDGDVVFGTANETLVEIGGLIQGTDYDHLTVNGNLTFGGILKLSFINGYSGNAGDSFDLFDFTSSSGAFAQIVALNPLQNGLSWNYDATSGVLSVISVTPVPEPSELGMLLCGLGLAGLMARRKK
- a CDS encoding TonB-dependent receptor; translated protein: MLNKKIKSVLLLAVYSCFSIAADTNDAVVSSKEVKAIESTKGIELDEVEVKAKRRTVITPLPGLVIDREQMTTNVQSISGKEIADSKSVNITDLMNSTMQSVTINDYTGNPFQQDLNFRGFTASPQIGTPQGISVYLDGVRVNEAFGEVVNWDFIPMNAIASLDLIPGSNPLFGLNTLGGALAITTKNGFTHNQLHAEIMGGSWGREQAQFSNGFNNGKLGLFVAYNHFKEDGWRDNSPSNVRQLFTSANLRSDYGEVSLTALNVDTALTGNGVVPYEMYEQDRRAVFTSPDQNKNGLEHYNLTGRFDLNDNLTLSGLTYRRSVKQGAIGSDFYDGFPAMSNRIGISTPLCADGSYPDGGTNSDSPGSGCAGLLPNGVLSNSNLDQGSKGLAFQLNHVTDKNQFTAGVTYDTNDINFKQSEMFADIGPDRRLIENSSYYTDYGLIAAEFPIVRNRLTGSSTTKSIFLSDTWSPVETVHFTLGARFNHTRVKNYLESERGKALYQFDNPTSYFDSDNDRCAENDSDSEARFICTKGNYLYRSFNPSAGFAWEVKPNLVAYGNVSRGARTPSVIELGCAIDRTQIVNDLNFQFGCAIPTSLTADPYLKQVRSTSYEAGTRGVLQSFLGNQPLNWNLSLFRTELSNDILFVPLGRKNRGVFDNFGATLRQGVEASFSSTWNAHRFSFNYTWMKATFESPASIINPNNSSNVVVDSQNYVYVKPGDELPGMPNHIIQASWNYTPTKKFDMTLNMVLHSSSYVRGNENNEHQPRAATNTVVSGTNRDPYDYIGKGTIPGYAVFNIRANYKFDNGFSAFARLDNLFDREYATAGNLGRTPFTPASGGAATDSAGFNYNSDQWKNTTFIGPGAPRAIWFGLSYDLDWKSRKTKLD
- a CDS encoding Bax inhibitor-1/YccA family protein; this translates as MSDMQVLGRDGQLSETQNRVLRNTYALLGLSMVPTVIGAYVGLQMNFGWMAAHPFMFFIGFMAVMFGMFKLIAVNQNSGVGVWLLLALTFVFGVMLGPILQFALHLRNGAEIVGLAAAGTGITFLSLAGIGSSPARDFSGIGKFLMIGLILAIVAGLANMYFQIPALSLAISGVSVLIFSGYILYDVNQIVRGGQTNYVMATLNLYLDIYNLFVNLLNILLAVLGNRD